One stretch of Candida orthopsilosis Co 90-125, chromosome 3 draft sequence DNA includes these proteins:
- a CDS encoding Tec1 TEA/ATTS transcription factor, translated as MSSYVLDLSQELQQGLQGLVPTTQDTAATAAAATTTAATTTTTELEDMPPPSQEDFSKRKKLPIIVDVALDANGKQLYQIHESSKLVRKEMPRSTNFNLHHELTAEELSFIQNGGGSVGVGARILDKANTRLGDNQQEDYYTHSSEDHDVSLFNKEDGVVDSTTYSQSTDSDLQHINKLNHEGFSRVEDTDIWSEDVEQAFEEVLTFIPKNGLNKIKIAGRSCGRNELVSDYIFTKTGKFRTRKQVSSHIQVIKNLGQNQKIIDLINNGPNFENEDDQAKTMKKFESVFSKINLSKSLGFSNSMKRKSTSNATSESGGTVIDGTSKLVSIHPPATKRRRKSQTSETNLPELEIGNFYMSVNNYNSDSVLLTIQKNSFNKYGILKHLKLNDNATISRRFPGMVEFENSPNIPVLHNMARIYLPDDFSPKAYDVGSGFSANYNLKCKDYLPPPSSSPSSSSSLTTKLKSKQFSIFTCIYSYGQEVSKYNQAGIQLNQECQFIINFWKPFIRFVLMSKSDQEVATALKGLSIKQIVYEQNHRGGGVNYNDSAIVQDDDSFMVLKSRVKLVLLWEFSQVYDSLQAITTTTKIILPGGVNNDHLVTADENIVPQVITYKDPNRVFVDDDEEGEEENAYNDDEGVVDYDTGAAAEVDSSMNSNFKMGKATATTATVPLPGPDHFDDFTAATTATNATTTMRPFSSKVPLSNPEYGPELRYPPHFVLGNDPHLQQQALDSNSFTAQSHPLHQHPAPPPPSHHHYHPDYEIQVQQQVPVHYHHPHPGYKLHQSANMDLMMVPSGPVHLEPVPNFQDYQYTNQGYIQGYASDY; from the coding sequence ATGAGTTCTTACGTACTTGACCTTTCCCAAGAGCTCCAGCAAGGCTTACAGGGTCTAGTTCCAACTACACAAGACACTGCTgctactgctgctgctgctactactactgctgctactactactactacaGAACTAGAGGATATGCCACCACCATCACAAGAAGATTTctcaaagagaaaaaaattgcccatcattgttgatgtcGCACTTGATGCCAATGGTAAACAATTGTACCAAATTCATGAATCTTCCAAATTGGTGAGAAAGGAGATGCCTCGCTCAACTAATTTCAACCTTCACCATGAACTAACTGCTGAAGAACTTtcatttattcaaaatggtGGGGGTTCTGTTGGGGTCGGTGCTAGGATCTTGGATAAAGCAAACACTAGATTAGGAGATAATCAGCAAGAAGACTATTATACCCACAGTAGTGAGGATCATGACGTAtcattattcaacaaagaagatggAGTAGTGGATCTGACTACCTACTCGCAAAGCACCGATTCTGATCTCCAACACATAAACAAACTCAATCATGAAGGGTTTTCTCGCGTTGAGGATACTGATATTTGGTCAGAAGATGTCGAACaagcatttgaagaagtatTAACATTCATACCCAAGAACGGATTAAATAAAATCAAGATTGCTGGTCGATCTTGCGGACGAAATGAATTAGTTTCAGATTACATATTCACAAAGACAGGTAAATTCAGAACAAGGAAACAAGTTTCTTCTCATATTCAGGTTATAAAGAATCTCggacaaaatcaaaagattattgatttaattAATAATGGACctaattttgaaaatgaagatgatcAGGCAAAGACtatgaagaaatttgaatcGGTATTTTCCAAGATCAATCTTAGTAAATCTTTGGGATTTAGTAATTCGATGAAGAGGAAACTGACCAGTAATGCCACTAGTGAGAGTGGTGGTACTGTTATTGATGGAACCTCCAAATTAGTATCAATCCATCCTCCAGcaaccaaaagaagaaggaaaagcCAAACATCAGAGACAAATTTACcagaattggaaattggCAACTTCTACATGTCTGtcaacaattacaattCAGATTCAGTTCTATTAACCATCCAAAAAAACAGTTTTAACAAATATGGTATCCtaaaacatttgaaattgaatgataatGCCACCATATCGCGTCGATTCCCAGGAatggttgaatttgaaaatagtCCAAATATTCCTGTATTACACAACATGGCGAGAATCTATTTACCTGATgatttttctccaaaagCATACGATGTTGGATCAGGATTTAGTGCaaattacaatttgaaatgtaAAGATTAtctaccaccaccatcatcatcaccatcgTCGTCGTCGTCATTGACAACTAAGCTCAAGTCCAAACAGTTTAGTATATTTACTTGCATCTACTCCTATGGTCAAGAAGTTTCCAAATATAATCAAGCTGGTattcaattaaatcaagAATGTCAATTTATAATTAATTTTTGGAAACCTTTTATTCGATTTGTACTCATGAGTAAACTGGATCAAGAAGTAGCTACTGCATTAAAAGGACTTTCAATTAAACAAATAGTTTATGAACAGAATCATCGTGGTGGTGGTGTCAATTATAATGATTCTGCTATTGTTCAAGACGATGATCTGTTTATGGTGCTAAAATCAAGAGTTAAATTGGTACTACTTTGGGAATTCCTGCAAGTTTACGATTCATTACAAGCtatcaccaccactacTAAAATCATTTTGCCTGGTGGTGTCAATAATGATCATTTGGTTACTGctgatgaaaatattgtACCACAAGTCATCACATATAAAGATCCTAACcgtgtttttgttgatgatgatgaagaaggagaagaagaaaatgcgtataatgatgatgaaggtgttgttgattacGATACAGGAGCTGCTGCAGAAGTAGACTCATCAATGAACTCTAACTTCAAAATGGGCAAAGCTACAGCCACTACGGCTACTGTACCATTACCTGGTCCTGATCATTTTGACGATTTTACTGCTGCTACGACTGCTACAAATGCAACCACTACAATGCGACCATTCTCCAGTAAAGTTCCATTATCAAATCCAGAGTACGGCCCTGAACTTCGATACCCACCCCATTTTGTACTTGGTAATGATCCacatttgcaacaacaagcatTGGACTCAAATTCATTCACAGCCCAAAGCCATCCACTACACCAACACCCTGCACCACCACCTCCTTCCCATCACCATTATCATCCTGATTATGAAATCCAagtacaacaacaagtgCCCGTTCATTACCATCACCCTCACCCAGGGTATAAGTTACATCAATCGGCAAATATGGATCTAATGATGGTTCCTTCTGGTCCCGTACATTTAGAACCAGTACCCAATTTCCAAGATTATCAATATACTAATCAGGGTTATATACAGGGGTATGCTAGTGATTACTAA
- a CDS encoding Ade2 phosphoribosylaminoimadazole carboxylase: MDSKTIGILGGGQLGRMIVEAAHRLNIKTIILDAPQSPAKQINALDDHVDGSFTDYESIAKLAEKVDILTVEIEHVDVDALKKIQKKFPQIGIYPLPDTIKLIQDKYLQKEHLIKHGIAVTESQAITENTTDNLTKVGQQYGYPFMLKSRTLAYDGRGNFVVKDESYVKKALEFLADRPLYAEKWCPFAKELAVMVVRSIEGEVFSYPTVETIHQNNICHLVYAPARINDTLAEKASILAQNAVKSFPGCGIFGVEMFLLENGELLINEIAPRPHNSGHYTIDACVTSQFEAHVRAVTGLPMPKGFTDFATTITNAVMLNVLGDKETPNKELETCRRALETPHSTVYLYGKTTRPERKMGHINIVTPSMDDAENRLAYIMGKSNDIPASSPNGEKQQPLVGIIMGSDSDLPVMAVGARILKQFGVPFELTIVSAHRTPHRMSKYAIEAAQRGLKCIIAGAGGAAHLPGMVAAMTPLPVIGVPVKGSTLDGVDSLHSIVQMPRGIPVATVAINNSTNAALLAVRILGAVDPKWLNKMSSYMNNMEEEVLKKAEVVEEIGYEDYLTDKLKK, encoded by the coding sequence ATGGACAGCAAAACCATAGGTATATTAGGAGGTGGCCAACTAGGTCGTATGATTGTTGAAGCCGCCCACAGACTCAACATCAAAACTATTATTTTAGATGCCCCTCAATCACCAGCCAAGCAAATCAATGCTCTTGATGATCATGTTGATGGATCTTTTACTGATTATGAATCTATTGCCAAATTAGCTGAAAAAGTCGATATTTTAActgttgaaattgaacatgttgatgttgatgctttgaaaaagattcaGAAGAAGTTTCCTCAAATTGGAATTTATCCATTACCTGATactatcaaattgattcaagataaatatttgcaaaaggAACATTTGATAAAGCATGGTATTGCAGTTACTGAATCTCAAGCAATTACTGAAAATACCACTGATAATTTAACTAAAGTGGGTCAACAATATGGCTATCCATTTATGTTGAAATCGAGAACTTTGGCATATGATGGAAGAGGTAACTTTGTCGTCAAAGATGAATCATATGTCAAAAAGGCATTGGAGTTTTTAGCTGACCGTCCATTGTATGCTGAGAAATGGTGTCCTTTTGCTAAAGAATTGGCAGTTATGGTGGTTAGGTCAATTGAAGGTGAAGTATTTTCTTATCCTACTGTTGAAAccattcatcaaaataatATATGCCACCTTGTTTATGCACCTGCAAGAATCAATGACACTTTAGCTGAAAAGGCATCAATATTGGCCCAAAATGCCGTGAAGTCATTCCCTGGTTGTGGTATATTTGGAGTTGAGATGTTTTTATTAGAAAATGGTGAATTATTAATCAATGAAATTGCCCCTAGACCTCATAACTCAGGACATTATACCATTGATGCATGTGTTACTTCACAATTTGAGGCCCACGTCAGAGCAGTCACTGGATTACCTATGCCTAAAGGTTTCACtgattttgcaactacAATCACCAATGCCGTTATGTTGAATGTCTTGGGTGACAAAGAGACTCCAAATAAGGAATTGGAAACATGCCGTCGAGCATTGGAAACTCCTCATTCAACCGTATACTTGTATGGCAAGACCACTAGACCTGAACGTAAAATGGGTCATATAAACATTGTCACTCCATCAATGGATGATGCTGAGAATAGGCTTGCTTACATAATGGGAAAGAGTAATGACATCCCTGCATCACTGCCAAATGGCgagaaacaacaaccattAGTTGGAATTATCATGGGCTCTGATTCAGATTTACCAGTAATGGCAGTTGGTGCACgtattttgaaacaatttggcGTGCCATTCGAACTAACCATTGTTAGTGCTCATCGTACCCCACATAGAATGTCAAAATACGCAATTGAAGCAGCTCAACGTGGATTGAAATGTATCATTGCTGGGGCTGGTGGTGCTGCTCATCTACCAGGTATGGTTGCGGCAATGACTCCATTACCAGTGATTGGTGTTCCTGTAAAAGGATCAACTTTAGATGGGGTTGATTCATTGCATTCAATTGTACAAATGCCAAGAGGTATCCCTGTGGCTACTGTGGCTATTAACAACAGTACTAATGCTGCATTATTAGCAGTAAGAATCTTGGGTGCTGTTGATCCCAAATGGTTGAATAAAATGAGCAGTTATATGAATAATATGGAGGAGGAAGTATTGAAGAAAgctgaagttgttgaagaaattggttACGAGGATTATCTTactgataaattgaaaaagtaa